The sequence below is a genomic window from Mytilus edulis chromosome 2, xbMytEdul2.2, whole genome shotgun sequence.
AAAATTAACCATATCAAAGATAACATGGTTAGTGATACACTCGATACGAAGCGTTCACAACCAATGAACCTCTTGGTTGTAAAGACTCATATaagatatcaggcttataattgtgAAAGCAAAACGCAAAtttgtctatataagactcatcagtgtcgctcgtTTGGAAAGAGTTGGAAAGTTAAATCAatgacaaaaaatttaacattacaaacagTCATTCCAAATATGACGAAGACCATTTACGTCTTATGGTAGTAAACCGTAGTAATGGTTTGAATGATTATGTACACAGTGTTCCTGTACATACATTGTATGAGGGTAATTGAAAGTTtaagctagcaataaaaccaggtgtAATACACAATTTTCTACACCAGGAAAATtaatgcccgtaccaagtcaggaatattacagttgtttgtTTTCCATTCGTATGATGTGATTAGGCATTTGATGACATTTGATAtgagactttccgatttgaattttccttggagttcggtagtatttttgtattttacattttagtAATGTTATATTATGATTAAATTTCATGCCAAGAAAAGCAATGAAGATatgaaagtaaaaacaaatgcaATTGTTTTTGTCTAATGCAGTTTTCATCATACTGCACCACATAAGATAATCGTGATGTTCTTCCACTTTCCTGTACGTGGAATGTCTGAACAGGAAgtgatatttttacaaatatctaGGTGTCCTGTCGGTGcacatttgaattaaaaaaaacaaaaacactgttTTCACAAAATTCTGAAAACCTTAGACCATTTTGATAACATCCATGTTTTGACAGGAATATATTTAAACGCTAATAAAAAGCTTGATATTTTTCCCTTACTGTGTAGAATAATTCCAAATGATTTGTATTACATGAATTGTAACAAATACCAATCTTCCATAATTCAAAAGAAAACTGAATCACTTGTCCTGATTTATTAAACCTTGTGTAGTGATGATGATGGATGTCTGTTTTAAGTGACACATTAAGAACGAGAACAAGGTTATGCGATATGAATATGAATTCTATTTAATGTTATACCAACAAGCTGAGTCCGATTTTCAACGTGATTTTGAACAGATCCGCATGAAGAAAATACTCATTTTGTATCCTTAATTTGCCCTAACGGGGATCTAACCCACGACCTCACTCATTCAAGGTGGGCACACCCCAACAAGACAATCATACCTTGTatacaaaagttttaaaatgttaatcATTCCTTATAGTTAATGCCTTCGTTCTAATTCCAAAGACATTATATTAAGTATATAAAAGTTTGTAGTTTTCTTTatgtaattgttttttctttcttttaacatttcaatttaaaaaccaGATTTTCATTATCTCTTTTAGAATTTTCTAAATTAGGTTCATCCAgatctgttttactaattcatcGTTATCTTTTAAACTGTGTAATGTTGTATGGTATCTTGAAGATGTATATGCTTCCCCATTCAGTGATTTTTGTGTCTATGTCATTGCAATTCTTTTAGTTGGCGTTTGGTATTCAGTTTTAGAAATCAGGACAATATTTGAAAgttcttatttttttatcaatttatcaaaCAGCAAAGTATGAGAAACTTATTTTGTAAACCATGTTACACATCTTTCCTAGATTGATGACCACTAGTAGCACTTGACGATATAGATTAGATGGGATGATGAAAAATAGGTATtacttttaatctttaataagTAAAGTAAAAACTCGATGTACATCAGGAGAAAATCTGTGTTTATTCAAATACTAAAGTCTTGGTCTTTTTATCAGCCATTTTACACAGTTAAAATGACATGCATCTTATAAAATACGTTTTTATTTGTTCACAATTTTCACTTGAAGAAAATGATAATATGTGTTTGGTGAAAGGTAAGTATTATTGAAAATATCTTGATGTAAAAGGTAAAAGTTAGAAAACATTTCATCCTGGATGTGTTAACCCAAAGATTTATCTAATTTTCATAAAATCAATTTCAGATGAATTGATCTAACCGTATTTTACTAGATATAATGCTTGAAAACACTTAGCTGGAGCGTTGATAAGATATATCAAAGATTGTCGTTAAAATAATGGCAATATGTCATATAAACCCAAGCGAGAATTTATCGTAGCTTTATATGTGACAGAAAGACCAACATTTCATCTGTATGACCCTATTTGATTAGATTACAGTACGTCATAAAAATGTTGATTCATCAACTTTTACCCCCACAATTTTATGTCTATACATGTGTTTTTTTAGTTCTAATGTCAAATGGTAtctatcattttgtcagacatttGATCCAAGAACTGTCCAAATTGACGGAACATTAGCACATTGAGATTTTCTTAACAAATGCAATCGAGAGAGCAACAATATGAAAATTCAGGACATAACATaagtatattttttcttatatgatAAATGCAGAATTAGATTATTTTTACAAGTACTGATGTATAGTCTACGATAACATTTTAAACATTGATGACCTCTATTCTTATTCATGTCatctaaaaaaattatatttcatataatttatgtTACAAGTTTCCTCATGTTCCTTGACCTTAAGTTGTGGCTTCCTATAGATCCTATAGACCTAACGGTCACATCCGATTTAACTTCGcatttacaatgaaaaaaatacgCGTATTCAGTATATTGCGCATCTGTATTggtatataaacatatatttgaatTGACCCTATCTACTTTaccatttcaaatttaaaatctaCCAGAAAAAAATGCTTTCTTGTAAAGCTAGCGTGTTCTTcttttattttggaatgtatagcAATGTAGTTGGAGACAATCTGCACCTGGGTTCCGTCAATGCTCCCGTTGCTGCGTCTATTAATTTAGACGCTATAAGTGCAAATATTCAGACTTATATAGATAATGTGGTGGAAACCAAAGTGAGAGACTTAGTAGCAAATACAGTCAATGCCAGTTGCCAAGGGGCAGTACAGGCTATAACATCAGATGTCATGCAAAACATTCAAGGTAAGGatcgtatatattttttttttttttttaaatttcttaatgTCCTGGTAAAATATCAATCACAAAcctataataaataaattgagaatgaaactgggaatgtgtccaagagacaacaacacgtCCAAAAGTAAAAActacaaccgaaggccaccaaattGGTCTTCAACTctgcgagaaaatcccacacacGGAGGcggacttcagctggccccttaacaaaaatgtataccggttcagtgaaaatgaacgtcattCTAAACTCATCAGCTTTAGGATATCAACCAAATGGATATTTTCAAATGACTATTGAAAGCTTTggataataaatgttttaattggtTCAAATTTTCCAACATACTAGATTGTATGTTTCAGAAACCGACAAAGCACAGGATGTTAATAAAGTAAGACAAAACTACATTAGAAGGTAACagtatcttttctctttttcactGAGTCatgaaacaatttttgaaatcacacgaccattttttatttcatttttttttttaataatctaaAAAATTTACGGTTCATAGAATCAGTTACATTGATGATACAAATCTTTCAAATCAgtttatatttaaacaattaagtATACTTCATTTAAAACCGTCCATTTCCCTTCTTTTATAACGAGTTATAACCTGGCCTAAAGTGCGTTCTTAACTAGTGCTATTGTCTTTTTATGGTGCCTTTTttcgtatatatatttatttaggttTTAAATGTTAATATCATTAATTTACCATTGCATGCACTATGACATGCGTAAACATGTTTTACGTTCTTTTCAATAATTTCAGCAAACTCGCAGATAAATGTCATGTTCCATGCAGTCAGAACATCAGCTATACACCTAGGAAATAAAGCAGTCATCGTATTTGATAGCGTTGAAAAAAATATAGGTGGCGGCTACAATGTCCAAACTGGTAAATTCACTGCTCCCTACAAAGGATTGTATTTTATAACTACACGAGTAACGACAACACCTGGAAATTATATGCATACTGCACTGGTACGGAATGGCGAAATAACTAGTCTCGCATGGGCGGCGGATGCATCGGCAGTTATTGCAGAAACAATTCAATTAAACATAGGGGATAAAGTATGGGTTTGGCACAATAGGAATAGTCAGGAATATGTTTATCCAAATTATACAATTTTTGCAGGAACTTTACTCCGACTCATGTAAATTGTTTAGAATGACTTCTTCCAAGTTGATATTTTGcacttttgttatttgatttgtaTAAATGAAAATGTCATTCAGTGTTGCCAAGTGTGGTCTTAAAATGTCAAACCCTTTGCAATTGtcatgttattaataagtttatATCCCTAAAACCACGATTGCACCTCGATCTAAAAAAGGTGACCCTCCAAAGACTGGAATTAATACTTTGCATTCCAAACTATTTTACTCATAACTTATGTTGGTAAatcaaggcaacagtagtattccggtGTTCAAAttgtcatataagcgggaggttcgGTTGGCCATAAAAACAGGgtcaacctaccatttttttcttaaaatgtcatataccaagttaggaatatggaagttgttatcaaattgttcgtttctatgttggcgtttgtttttgttgcacttcggtgtGTCTATTATACCTTTGTTTTCCTGATATAGGTGATGTGTTTAGCTTGGTTTGAGTTTTCAACACGGATCtagttttctttcaatcgatttttgacttttgaaaaccGGTATTcttctgttgtctttatttacagaAGACGTTTCATTTTTCATTGGGGCTGGTTGAAACagaatatttgatatttgttattttgaaacactCATGAGCAATACttataataacaaaacaatgacaaGTTTAGCAAAGGAGCATGCAAATATTGGATTATTTAACTCGGACACTTTGTTTTACTACGCATGTACATGTCGAACATTTTATAAGTATTACTGTTGAAGAACCATCATGTCAGAATACTTGTTTTGGATAAAATCATTATCTTTAGGggtattctttaaattttgtaaatcgaTGTTAGGTTAAGAAAAAAACTGGCTTTCAATTAGATGGCTTTcgtggagttcagtatttttgtgattttacgtttttcAAACAAGCTTTATTGAGTTCAATAACTCATAAACGTAATtgcctatttttgacattttacttaTAATGTTAGTTTTGTTctcatatcgttgtcaatataatggcatTGTATGAAACTGTCATGAGAGTTTAAGATAGCTAGAAAACCAGGTTAAGTTCACCATGTTCTGCATTAAAAAAACCGCCTGTATGAATTCAGGAAGatatatatatgacagttgttatccatgcgTTGGTGTGTTAAGGCTTTTGAATTTGcaatttcatttgaactttccgttttgaattttcctcggagttcggtatttttggtaTTCAATTTTTGGTACTTTATGGAACTTTTGATGTTCAAT
It includes:
- the LOC139510618 gene encoding heavy metal-binding protein HIP-like, with protein sequence MLSCKASVFFFYFGMYSNVVGDNLHLGSVNAPVAASINLDAISANIQTYIDNVVETKVRDLVANTVNASCQGAVQAITSDVMQNIQANSQINVMFHAVRTSAIHLGNKAVIVFDSVEKNIGGGYNVQTGKFTAPYKGLYFITTRVTTTPGNYMHTALVRNGEITSLAWAADASAVIAETIQLNIGDKVWVWHNRNSQEYVYPNYTIFAGTLLRLM